From a single Fibrobacter sp. UWB5 genomic region:
- a CDS encoding capsule assembly Wzi family protein — protein MKISLSKPFALLVAAMLSVPAFAASPVVGPENIRNLRLLENSPMLFDLHRVTTGEGRQFFAYPHRDTTFRKNFVDSERNALLYYDNENGAAVSGHGSAFEKKSPRMGLAMSLVGGLDYRGGEALNDTIWPGIDGGIYLRGYADSIDFVLDARIYDEGHSADRPRSFDGEFLENQKSEDNSGLEYTSYARYRAHIALNYDWLRLDFGRDVMHWGPGYYNNLSLNQFALPYNMLSLDMQFGPLRVLSFYGDLRIYPGMGMNNKDETRNIFGHRYELAVGNATFGISELQIQYDNLKPWLFVPVVPLFMEKGNYSEDSNNGSLSFDFNYRLFRSLRVYSEFFLDDMESPVSLVKNDNIEAKWAWMAGMHGAHDFKIKSHLLESGFIAEYARIEPYVYSHFHANTAQMAHLGRPLGSQAGPNSQTIDFTAYGRLDHHIFASLRNTWFWKGTDYGSALNDTTPRVDHMRIHKRFLRGANMEYSLTPSISYEGQYVFFLGEITLFNDEKVYLRTGFKW, from the coding sequence ATGAAAATATCACTGTCTAAGCCGTTTGCCCTTTTGGTGGCAGCCATGCTTTCTGTACCGGCATTTGCAGCATCGCCTGTAGTCGGTCCTGAAAATATCCGCAATTTGCGACTCCTTGAAAATTCTCCGATGCTGTTTGATTTGCATCGTGTAACGACAGGGGAGGGGCGTCAGTTCTTCGCCTATCCGCATCGCGATACGACTTTCCGCAAGAACTTTGTCGACTCCGAAAGAAATGCATTGCTTTACTACGATAATGAAAACGGCGCTGCGGTTTCGGGACACGGTTCGGCTTTTGAAAAAAAGAGCCCGCGTATGGGGCTTGCCATGTCGCTTGTGGGTGGCCTGGATTATCGCGGCGGTGAAGCGCTGAATGATACCATTTGGCCGGGAATCGATGGCGGTATCTACCTGCGCGGTTATGCGGATTCCATTGACTTTGTGCTGGATGCCCGTATTTATGACGAAGGCCATTCGGCTGATCGTCCCAGGTCTTTTGATGGGGAGTTTCTGGAAAACCAGAAATCGGAAGATAATTCGGGTCTCGAATACACGAGTTATGCCCGCTACCGTGCGCACATTGCGTTGAATTACGATTGGCTGCGTTTGGACTTTGGTCGCGACGTGATGCACTGGGGCCCGGGCTATTACAATAACCTGAGCTTGAATCAGTTTGCGCTCCCGTACAACATGCTTTCGCTCGACATGCAATTCGGCCCGTTGCGCGTTCTTTCGTTCTATGGCGACTTGCGCATTTATCCCGGTATGGGAATGAACAACAAGGATGAAACGCGCAACATCTTCGGTCATCGCTATGAACTGGCTGTGGGCAATGCCACGTTCGGTATCAGCGAACTCCAGATCCAGTACGACAACTTGAAGCCTTGGCTTTTTGTGCCGGTGGTTCCCTTGTTCATGGAAAAGGGCAATTATTCCGAAGACAGCAATAACGGTTCCCTTTCTTTCGACTTTAACTACCGCCTGTTCCGTTCGCTCCGAGTCTACAGCGAATTCTTCCTGGACGATATGGAAAGCCCGGTGAGCCTCGTGAAAAACGACAACATTGAAGCCAAGTGGGCTTGGATGGCCGGTATGCATGGCGCCCATGATTTCAAGATCAAGTCCCATTTGTTGGAATCGGGCTTTATCGCAGAATATGCCCGCATCGAGCCTTACGTGTATTCGCACTTCCATGCGAATACGGCGCAGATGGCGCACTTGGGCCGTCCGCTGGGTAGCCAGGCTGGCCCGAACAGCCAGACGATTGACTTTACGGCTTACGGTCGCTTGGACCATCATATTTTTGCTTCGCTTCGTAACACTTGGTTCTGGAAGGGAACGGATTACGGCAGCGCTTTAAACGATACCACACCTAGGGTGGATCACATGAGAATCCATAAGCGCTTCTTGAGGGGCGCGAATATGGAATATTCCCTTACGCCTTCGATCAGCTACGAAGGCCAGTACGTGTTTTTCCTTGGCGAGATTACGTTGTTCAACGACGAAAAGGTTTACTTAAGAACAGGATTCAAGTGGTAG
- a CDS encoding U32 family peptidase C-terminal domain-containing protein: MQKPELLAPAGDLVRMKYAFAYGADAVYAGQPAFSLRARENGFKNLDDLAAGIEYAHRLGKKFYLTSNVIPRNVKVEAFQNALLAAIDLKPDALIVADPGFVGWLREVRPEVEVHLSVQANTTNYLAAKFWHDLGVRRVILSRELRLSEILEIKNRLPDLELEVFVHGAVCMSMSGRCMLSNWVTRRDANQGACDNSCRMPYRLYANPEPQCEDYREHEGSFSLQRTDRPELDPIALDEDTWGTYFMSSRDICAIDVIPELMAAGLDSFKIEGRTKSVYYLSQVVRAYRMAIDSCAAQMEQGIATESVKVADDAYRAISFVDGRGFMPGFLRGPLPQNYESTHEEAPGGCVAAQVIAYDANTNSCRVNVKNPFSIDDSLALMTPSGMARCKIDSMKDFKGGDVDRLHPGTEGVVFLQEGVENLSSNANFAFFVREIT, from the coding sequence ATGCAAAAGCCTGAACTCTTAGCTCCTGCCGGCGACCTTGTTCGCATGAAGTATGCCTTCGCTTACGGCGCCGACGCCGTGTATGCGGGCCAACCGGCCTTTTCGCTCCGTGCCCGTGAAAACGGATTCAAGAATTTGGATGATCTTGCCGCAGGTATTGAATACGCCCACCGCTTGGGCAAAAAGTTTTACCTCACGAGCAACGTCATCCCGCGCAATGTGAAGGTGGAGGCCTTCCAGAACGCTTTGCTTGCAGCCATTGATTTGAAACCCGATGCGCTGATCGTGGCCGATCCTGGCTTTGTGGGTTGGCTCCGCGAAGTACGACCGGAGGTCGAAGTTCATTTGTCTGTGCAGGCGAATACGACGAATTACCTGGCCGCCAAGTTCTGGCATGACTTGGGTGTGCGTCGCGTGATTTTGAGTCGCGAACTTCGCTTGTCCGAAATTCTGGAAATCAAGAATCGCTTGCCGGATCTGGAACTGGAAGTGTTTGTGCATGGTGCGGTTTGTATGTCGATGTCTGGCCGTTGTATGCTCAGCAATTGGGTGACTCGCCGCGATGCAAACCAAGGTGCCTGTGACAACAGTTGCCGTATGCCTTACCGCCTGTATGCCAATCCGGAACCGCAGTGCGAAGACTATCGCGAGCATGAGGGCTCTTTCAGCCTGCAGCGCACGGATCGCCCGGAACTGGACCCGATTGCCTTGGACGAAGACACTTGGGGTACGTACTTCATGAGCAGCCGCGATATTTGCGCTATCGACGTAATTCCGGAACTGATGGCGGCGGGGCTCGATTCGTTCAAGATCGAAGGACGTACCAAGTCGGTGTATTACTTGAGCCAGGTGGTGCGTGCCTATCGTATGGCAATTGATTCTTGCGCCGCACAAATGGAACAGGGAATTGCGACGGAATCGGTCAAGGTGGCTGACGATGCTTATCGCGCGATTTCGTTTGTGGATGGCCGCGGCTTTATGCCAGGATTCTTGCGCGGTCCCTTGCCACAGAATTACGAGTCCACTCACGAAGAGGCTCCCGGCGGCTGCGTGGCAGCCCAGGTCATTGCCTACGACGCAAACACGAATTCTTGCCGCGTGAATGTCAAGAACCCCTTCTCGATAGACGATTCTCTCGCTCTGATGACTCCCTCGGGAATGGCTCGTTGCAAAATTGATTCAATGAAGGATTTCAAGGGCGGGGACGTGGATCGCTTGCATCCGGGTACCGAAGGCGTCGTTTTCTTACAAGAAGGTGTTGAAAATCTTTCTTCTAATGCGAATTTTGCCTTTTTCGTGCGCGAAATCACATAA
- a CDS encoding DnaA ATPase domain-containing protein, translated as MTNSVALLNSESSVWQLTLDRLRLECNDYFGLTILDTVKYEGVFDGFVQLSVPDELRENWVKAHYADIMRKAFSEVLGESFVDFKISIAAAEKNVQVMATPAAPKIPPVHAPRAAAPKKRPRIKLALYADYTFENFIEGDCNSTACEACKSVAENPGDPALNPLFVYGKSGLGKTHLLQSIAAQIVKTKPNTRVVYCQAFDFVHDATAMYKALKLKTGNARQLAEAFQDKYENCDVLLLDDIQLLEYKKFCQEKLAILIRHLRTLGKQVVLSCDRHPSNFNRLEEGEAAPERKLPNAIPSISAKLLAPLESCVAVGIDVPDLTTRIKLIQKKSMNIPFLDRDREEICRYLSLPPRENVRVIEGMLNGIRALNQFRDENLDLNVVKRLVAPPGTTGVEELTVKGIAETVALEFDTDLMALSSKRQDAGVALPRKVAMYLSREMTNTSLVNIGEFFNRDYSSVIAAIRSLVKQMDNDEDLARKVKDIRYLLEA; from the coding sequence GTGACAAACTCTGTTGCTCTTTTGAATTCTGAATCTTCGGTCTGGCAGCTGACACTGGACCGTTTGCGCCTGGAATGTAATGACTATTTTGGCCTGACCATTCTGGATACGGTTAAATACGAAGGTGTTTTTGATGGTTTTGTCCAGCTTTCCGTTCCTGATGAACTGCGTGAAAACTGGGTGAAGGCGCATTATGCGGATATTATGCGCAAGGCTTTTTCTGAAGTCCTTGGCGAATCCTTTGTCGATTTCAAGATTTCTATTGCAGCCGCCGAAAAGAACGTGCAGGTGATGGCGACTCCGGCCGCCCCGAAGATTCCTCCTGTGCATGCACCCCGTGCTGCTGCCCCCAAGAAGCGTCCGCGCATTAAGCTTGCGTTGTATGCCGACTATACGTTCGAAAACTTTATCGAGGGCGATTGTAACAGTACTGCCTGCGAAGCTTGCAAGTCGGTTGCCGAAAATCCGGGCGATCCGGCCCTGAATCCGCTTTTTGTGTATGGCAAGTCCGGTCTTGGCAAAACCCATTTGCTCCAGTCGATTGCCGCCCAGATCGTGAAAACGAAGCCCAATACGCGCGTCGTCTATTGCCAGGCTTTTGATTTCGTGCACGATGCTACGGCCATGTACAAGGCCCTGAAACTCAAGACGGGTAACGCCCGCCAACTCGCCGAAGCATTCCAGGATAAATACGAAAATTGCGATGTCTTGCTTCTGGACGACATCCAGCTTCTGGAATACAAGAAGTTCTGCCAGGAAAAGCTTGCTATCTTGATCAGGCATTTGCGTACGCTCGGAAAGCAGGTCGTGTTGTCTTGCGACCGTCATCCTTCCAACTTTAACCGCTTGGAAGAGGGCGAAGCTGCGCCTGAACGCAAGTTGCCGAACGCGATTCCGAGCATTTCGGCAAAGTTGCTTGCTCCGCTGGAATCTTGTGTCGCTGTCGGTATCGATGTTCCGGACCTCACGACAAGAATCAAGCTGATTCAAAAGAAATCGATGAACATTCCGTTTCTCGATCGTGACCGCGAAGAAATCTGCAGGTACCTTTCGCTCCCGCCGCGTGAAAATGTTCGCGTGATCGAGGGTATGCTGAACGGTATTCGTGCCTTGAATCAGTTCCGCGACGAGAATCTCGACTTGAACGTGGTGAAGCGCCTGGTGGCTCCTCCGGGAACGACCGGTGTCGAAGAACTTACGGTCAAGGGCATTGCTGAAACGGTTGCCCTGGAATTCGATACGGATTTGATGGCGCTTTCGAGCAAGCGTCAAGATGCTGGTGTCGCTTTGCCGCGCAAGGTTGCCATGTACCTTAGCCGCGAAATGACAAATACCTCTCTTGTGAATATCGGCGAATTCTTTAATAGGGATTACTCTTCTGTTATCGCCGCAATCCGTTCACTTGTAAAGCAGATGGATAATGACGAAGACCTTGCCCGCAAGGTCAAGGATATCCGCTATTTGCTGGAAGCCTAG
- a CDS encoding NAD(P)-dependent oxidoreductase, which yields MIALVTGGAGVVGKALCRELLACGVCVRVLVLPGDTQAGFLPEGVEVFYGDVSDAESIREAFVGVDLVYHLAAILLSTKPGAFERINAGGTCNVVAVAQEAHVKRLVYVSSISVTYPVLTEYGKSKLAGESYVKNSGLQWTIVRPTLVISSPIGTGGIEFNMFVAYVKRFPVYLMPGGGKCLKRPVKSTDLVKGIALAGLSERAVGKTYALAGEIVLSMADMAKAVLKQAGKHHLMIPLPWWISKKLAVLKSWIGGRPVTAEQALAGFLYDAAPDIENAKADLGYEPGSPLEI from the coding sequence ATGATTGCTTTGGTGACGGGTGGCGCAGGCGTCGTAGGGAAGGCGCTCTGTCGGGAACTTTTAGCGTGCGGTGTGTGTGTTCGCGTGCTTGTGCTCCCGGGCGATACCCAGGCTGGGTTTTTACCCGAGGGGGTGGAGGTTTTTTATGGGGATGTGTCGGACGCGGAATCGATCCGCGAAGCCTTTGTCGGCGTAGATTTGGTGTACCATCTCGCCGCGATACTCCTTTCGACTAAACCGGGTGCCTTTGAGCGCATCAATGCCGGTGGAACGTGCAATGTCGTTGCCGTTGCCCAAGAGGCCCACGTAAAGCGCTTGGTCTATGTTTCTAGCATTTCGGTAACGTATCCCGTGCTGACGGAGTATGGCAAAAGTAAGTTGGCGGGGGAGTCGTATGTCAAGAATTCCGGTTTGCAATGGACAATCGTTCGCCCGACGCTTGTCATCAGTTCTCCTATCGGTACCGGCGGAATTGAATTCAATATGTTCGTAGCCTACGTGAAGCGTTTCCCGGTGTATTTGATGCCGGGTGGGGGCAAGTGCCTCAAGCGCCCCGTTAAAAGTACGGATTTGGTCAAGGGCATCGCCTTGGCGGGCCTTTCTGAACGTGCGGTCGGTAAAACGTATGCCCTGGCTGGGGAGATTGTGCTTTCGATGGCGGATATGGCCAAGGCGGTCTTGAAACAGGCCGGTAAGCACCATTTGATGATTCCGCTCCCGTGGTGGATTTCCAAAAAACTCGCTGTCCTTAAAAGTTGGATTGGCGGGCGCCCGGTGACTGCGGAACAAGCCTTGGCTGGCTTTTTGTATGACGCCGCGCCCGATATCGAGAATGCCAAGGCCGATTTAGGCTATGAGCCCGGTTCTCCCTTAGAAATTTGA
- a CDS encoding peptidylprolyl isomerase — protein MKIADKTVVQMHYTLTSDEGKVIDSSEGREPLQYIQGAHMIVVGLEKAMVGHDVGDKFDVKVIPSEGYGEYNEEMTQEVPLDVFQGVDKVVEGMMFYAQTPAGPMPIRVKSVSEKTAVIDANHELAGQNLNFAIEVVSVREATEEDLKPMGHHCCCGGDGESECKCGEEGHECECGGEGHKENCDGNGGCGCPNHDKHHNK, from the coding sequence ATGAAGATTGCTGACAAGACCGTTGTCCAGATGCACTACACCCTGACCTCCGACGAAGGCAAGGTCATCGATTCCTCCGAAGGCCGCGAACCGCTGCAGTACATTCAGGGCGCCCACATGATCGTGGTCGGTCTCGAAAAGGCAATGGTCGGCCACGACGTGGGCGACAAGTTCGACGTCAAGGTGATTCCGTCCGAAGGCTACGGCGAATACAACGAAGAAATGACCCAGGAAGTCCCGCTGGACGTTTTCCAGGGTGTCGACAAGGTGGTCGAAGGCATGATGTTCTACGCCCAGACTCCGGCCGGCCCGATGCCGATCCGCGTGAAGTCCGTTTCTGAAAAGACCGCCGTCATCGACGCCAACCACGAACTCGCCGGCCAGAACCTGAATTTCGCCATCGAAGTCGTTTCCGTGCGCGAAGCTACCGAAGAAGACCTGAAGCCTATGGGTCACCACTGCTGCTGCGGTGGCGACGGCGAAAGCGAATGCAAGTGCGGCGAAGAAGGCCACGAATGCGAATGTGGCGGCGAAGGCCACAAGGAAAACTGCGACGGTAACGGTGGCTGCGGCTGCCCCAACCACGACAAGCACCATAACAAGTAA
- a CDS encoding OmpA family protein: MKKLFAALSLMCIPALAQVGIVRSTSGIHAPSAKTLPQGFLYISGTFEMVSDGNPLSLDGGYTDSKGNFVTLEKNTPSNDETFYASFAVLDNLELGVSIPFHYEGDINNTDLDGFGLGDLHLSAKGSIPVNEWFYLGLSGELFAPTGSTEKGFRPRHRWYVKSDGEAYAFTSNYPAANVNVHFSFDLRQYLTFNGYAGLLSDFGEKAKYLLWGAGFNIFPEKTLTLIFEASGETPMRSTRMSYHFLNSPFRLTPGLRLHLPYEAYLTLSGDVGFHYFKELDSEDALSVNLKSGKNNLHYKTSGSPEVAIAISLSKVFNLSWGDDDNDGVIDRKDMCPNTFKGQKVNPRGCPVDEDQDGILNIVDLCPNTPTGLEVDYNGCPLDHDNDGVADYLDKCPNTTNGFAVDSTGCMLDTDGDGIDDNNDKCHETPHGEPVGNDGCPLDQDKDGIPNETDQCPDTPEGISIDKNGCPLDFDGDGVPDDIDNCPNSKLGELVGESGCPLDSDKDGVPDTKDECADTPEGVAVNILGCRIDQDGDGIFDEEDKCPGTPEGAPIDSLGCPLDSDGDGIADWADQCPGTAPNTFIDISGCPTNQRHNFNTFAKHIRFKGIDTVLVNSSYTALNDIVYYMRQYPMNLEIQCSASEAGANAERISNERAEFIYNYLVKKGIRKERLKFQGFGKKLPPTLTQKNGSTDVVRFIPSPENQKQ, encoded by the coding sequence ATGAAGAAGCTGTTTGCCGCATTAAGCCTAATGTGTATTCCTGCCTTGGCTCAGGTAGGAATCGTAAGGTCAACGAGCGGCATTCACGCCCCCTCGGCAAAGACGCTTCCACAAGGATTTCTTTACATTTCCGGCACCTTCGAAATGGTGAGCGACGGAAACCCCTTGAGCCTGGACGGCGGCTACACCGATTCCAAAGGCAATTTTGTCACCCTCGAAAAGAATACGCCCTCGAACGATGAAACCTTTTACGCGAGTTTCGCCGTCCTGGACAACCTTGAACTAGGCGTATCGATACCGTTCCATTACGAAGGTGACATCAACAACACGGATTTGGACGGTTTCGGTCTCGGCGACCTGCATTTGTCCGCGAAAGGTTCCATTCCCGTGAACGAATGGTTTTATCTGGGTCTTAGCGGTGAACTTTTTGCCCCGACAGGTTCTACCGAAAAGGGATTCCGCCCCAGGCACCGCTGGTATGTCAAGTCGGATGGAGAAGCCTATGCCTTCACCTCGAACTATCCGGCCGCCAACGTCAACGTCCATTTTTCGTTTGACCTTAGGCAATACCTGACCTTTAACGGATACGCCGGTCTTCTGAGCGATTTCGGCGAAAAGGCAAAATACCTCCTGTGGGGAGCCGGCTTCAATATCTTCCCCGAAAAGACCCTTACGCTGATTTTCGAAGCATCGGGCGAAACACCCATGCGCTCCACGCGAATGAGCTATCATTTCTTGAATAGCCCCTTCAGACTCACTCCGGGCTTGCGACTGCACTTGCCTTACGAAGCCTATCTCACCCTTTCGGGCGACGTGGGTTTCCATTACTTCAAGGAGCTCGATTCCGAAGACGCCTTGTCAGTCAACCTCAAATCTGGCAAAAACAACCTGCATTACAAGACATCCGGCTCGCCTGAAGTCGCCATCGCCATTAGCCTTAGCAAGGTATTCAACCTGAGCTGGGGCGACGACGACAACGACGGCGTCATTGACCGTAAAGACATGTGCCCGAACACATTTAAAGGCCAGAAGGTAAACCCCCGCGGATGCCCTGTTGACGAAGACCAGGACGGAATCCTCAACATCGTTGACCTTTGCCCGAACACGCCCACGGGCCTTGAAGTCGATTACAATGGTTGCCCCCTGGATCACGACAACGACGGCGTCGCCGATTACCTCGACAAGTGCCCCAATACGACGAACGGCTTTGCAGTCGATTCTACCGGCTGCATGCTCGACACCGATGGCGACGGCATTGACGACAACAACGACAAGTGCCACGAGACTCCGCACGGAGAACCCGTCGGAAATGACGGTTGCCCCTTGGACCAGGATAAAGACGGCATTCCCAACGAAACGGACCAATGTCCCGACACCCCCGAAGGCATTTCGATTGACAAGAACGGCTGCCCGCTCGACTTCGATGGTGACGGAGTCCCCGACGATATCGACAACTGCCCCAACAGCAAGCTAGGCGAACTAGTCGGCGAATCGGGATGTCCCCTGGATTCCGACAAGGACGGCGTTCCCGACACAAAGGACGAATGTGCCGATACCCCCGAAGGCGTCGCAGTCAATATTCTCGGCTGCCGCATAGACCAAGATGGCGACGGTATCTTTGACGAAGAGGACAAATGTCCCGGTACACCTGAAGGCGCCCCGATCGACAGCCTCGGTTGCCCGCTCGATTCCGACGGAGACGGTATCGCCGACTGGGCAGACCAATGCCCGGGAACCGCACCCAACACCTTTATCGACATTTCCGGCTGCCCCACCAACCAGAGGCACAACTTCAATACGTTTGCAAAGCATATCCGCTTCAAGGGTATCGACACGGTCCTGGTGAATTCGAGCTACACCGCATTGAACGACATCGTTTACTACATGCGTCAATACCCCATGAATCTCGAGATCCAGTGTTCTGCAAGCGAAGCCGGAGCAAACGCCGAACGAATCTCTAACGAGCGTGCCGAATTCATTTATAACTACCTCGTCAAGAAAGGAATCCGCAAAGAACGCCTCAAGTTCCAGGGATTCGGCAAGAAATTACCGCCGACGCTTACGCAAAAGAACGGCAGCACCGACGTAGTGCGATTTATTCCCTCGCCCGAAAATCAAAAGCAATAG
- a CDS encoding LysM peptidoglycan-binding domain-containing protein — translation MLLVSGCASKPDMTPKVDSANSSDTESFSERALKEKISDSLAIRPSWTYYQYALQAMDNQEWLLARHYLDESLRQLVSERFDSTYKNVSAAEDSAYRAKMPLRIVRALDEVYPNVAELGENAENFVRNEVSIEGVDALDESEADSAALLVIESFLDTLDVSQFTLPVRFNERVLQEIYYMTNSARAFMSGSLNRKTAYDSLIYAQLDAAKMPRDLIYLALVESGFKLKAYSRAKASGMWQFIPETGKRYGLEVDYWVDMRRNPELATMAALKYLNRLHDEFGDWLLAMAAYNCGEGRVRRLLREMQEDSTRDTSVAVTYWDLELPKETMRYVPRILAAMVIGHYPEQYEMTVEQTYRPDFDTVTVFDSFPLEEVAKLLKVTEDTLRSLNMELVKWCTPPNKESYLLRLPVGTRTAFVDGYDKMEKNSFSSWHHHKVRKGENLGVIARQYGIKVSELQQANDMKSSRIRAGQTLLIPIKVTPKPKANKGKKPHKVRTYVVQSGDDVASVARKFGISQDSVRSWNSLDVAAIVKTGDTLVVSKPEPIPQVESERPQKDRPKISKGAKYAVREGDTFADIAKSYGVPVVMLMQANQGFNKRLTVGDSLVIPEYVKKKAEKKPAKSESKPAAKKTSNEKVSVYVVQQGDNLSSISRKFGTTVAKIQELNNMGKSTSLSVGQKLKVASAPEAEYKVHTVKKGEGLWDIARQYNVTIEDIVKWNDLKDTKIKMGEKLKIKK, via the coding sequence GTGTTGTTGGTGTCCGGTTGCGCAAGCAAGCCCGATATGACGCCCAAGGTTGACTCAGCAAATTCGTCCGATACGGAATCTTTTTCGGAACGGGCCCTCAAAGAAAAAATCTCGGATTCCCTTGCGATTCGTCCCTCTTGGACCTATTACCAGTATGCCTTGCAGGCCATGGACAATCAGGAATGGCTCTTGGCCAGGCATTATCTGGATGAATCCTTAAGACAGTTGGTTTCCGAACGGTTTGATTCGACCTATAAGAATGTTTCTGCCGCTGAAGATTCGGCCTACCGTGCCAAAATGCCGCTTCGCATTGTGCGCGCCCTCGATGAAGTTTACCCCAATGTGGCTGAACTTGGCGAAAATGCCGAAAATTTTGTGCGAAACGAAGTCTCGATCGAAGGTGTGGACGCCCTTGATGAAAGTGAAGCCGACAGCGCCGCCTTGCTTGTAATCGAAAGCTTCTTGGATACGCTCGATGTGTCGCAGTTTACGCTCCCGGTAAGGTTTAACGAACGCGTGCTGCAAGAAATCTACTATATGACCAATTCGGCTCGAGCCTTTATGTCGGGCTCGCTGAACCGAAAGACTGCCTATGATTCGCTGATTTATGCACAGCTCGATGCGGCAAAAATGCCTCGCGACTTGATTTACCTCGCCCTTGTGGAATCGGGCTTCAAGCTCAAGGCCTATAGCCGCGCCAAGGCTTCCGGCATGTGGCAGTTCATTCCGGAAACAGGCAAGCGTTACGGACTCGAAGTGGATTACTGGGTCGACATGCGCCGCAATCCGGAACTGGCGACGATGGCAGCCCTCAAGTACTTGAACCGCCTGCACGATGAATTTGGCGACTGGCTTTTGGCTATGGCTGCCTACAACTGCGGCGAAGGACGTGTGCGCAGGCTCTTGCGTGAAATGCAGGAAGATTCGACCCGCGACACGTCGGTGGCGGTGACTTATTGGGACTTGGAACTCCCGAAAGAAACCATGCGCTACGTGCCGAGAATTCTTGCGGCCATGGTCATCGGTCATTATCCGGAACAGTACGAAATGACGGTCGAACAAACGTACCGCCCTGATTTCGATACCGTAACCGTATTTGATTCGTTCCCGCTCGAAGAAGTGGCAAAGCTTTTGAAGGTTACCGAAGATACGCTGCGCAGCCTGAACATGGAACTGGTGAAGTGGTGTACGCCTCCGAACAAGGAATCTTACCTGTTACGCTTGCCGGTCGGAACCCGTACCGCATTTGTCGATGGCTACGACAAGATGGAAAAGAACAGTTTCTCCAGCTGGCACCACCATAAGGTCCGCAAGGGCGAAAACCTTGGCGTGATTGCACGCCAGTACGGTATCAAGGTGTCTGAATTGCAGCAGGCGAACGACATGAAGAGTTCCCGCATTCGCGCCGGCCAGACCTTGCTGATTCCCATCAAGGTGACTCCGAAGCCCAAGGCAAACAAGGGCAAGAAACCGCACAAGGTCCGTACCTATGTCGTGCAGTCCGGCGATGATGTGGCCTCTGTCGCACGCAAGTTTGGCATTTCCCAGGATTCCGTGCGTTCCTGGAATTCTCTGGATGTCGCTGCAATCGTAAAAACGGGTGATACCCTGGTTGTTTCTAAACCCGAACCGATACCCCAGGTTGAAAGTGAACGCCCGCAAAAGGATCGTCCCAAGATTTCGAAGGGCGCCAAGTATGCGGTGCGCGAAGGCGATACCTTTGCCGACATTGCAAAGTCTTACGGAGTGCCGGTCGTGATGCTCATGCAGGCAAACCAGGGATTCAACAAGCGTCTTACGGTAGGCGATTCCCTGGTGATTCCGGAATACGTGAAGAAAAAGGCCGAAAAGAAGCCCGCCAAGTCCGAATCCAAGCCTGCAGCCAAGAAGACCTCTAACGAAAAGGTATCTGTCTATGTTGTGCAGCAGGGCGATAACTTGAGCAGTATTTCCCGCAAGTTCGGCACCACCGTGGCCAAGATCCAGGAACTCAACAACATGGGTAAGTCCACGAGCTTGAGCGTCGGTCAAAAGCTGAAGGTCGCTTCTGCTCCTGAAGCCGAATACAAGGTCCATACCGTTAAAAAAGGCGAGGGTCTCTGGGACATCGCTCGCCAATATAATGTGACCATCGAAGATATCGTCAAGTGGAATGACTTGAAGGATACCAAGATCAAGATGGGCGAAAAACTTAAGATTAAGAAATAA
- a CDS encoding ankyrin repeat domain-containing protein yields the protein MKKQLLALCAATMMMSMTACDSKMDPNDPQSVRKYLTKQQIAFTPNQFVSYAVNGDTAKMTLFLQASFEIDAPADNGNNAVAIAANKGNMVVLNYLFDHGAKADVKNGNGEAVLDNAVMMGNKEVVNRLLTQLKAEGAESQTLGTAVLLAAKSGKVDMLEILADAGAPLDSRSADGYLPIHWTVKNGNYDAMMFLINKGVDVNAKCGQGYSVLDWATNEGYTRLIKALKKAGAKNTPQYFKDSKK from the coding sequence ATGAAAAAGCAGTTGTTGGCCCTTTGCGCCGCCACTATGATGATGTCCATGACCGCTTGCGACAGCAAAATGGACCCGAATGATCCTCAGTCCGTGCGCAAGTACCTGACCAAGCAGCAGATTGCCTTTACCCCGAACCAGTTCGTTTCTTATGCCGTGAACGGCGATACTGCCAAGATGACCCTCTTCTTGCAGGCTTCTTTCGAAATTGACGCTCCGGCCGATAACGGCAACAACGCTGTGGCTATCGCTGCTAACAAGGGCAACATGGTTGTGCTTAACTACTTGTTCGATCATGGTGCTAAGGCCGACGTGAAGAACGGCAACGGCGAAGCCGTGCTCGACAACGCCGTGATGATGGGCAACAAGGAAGTGGTGAACCGCCTCTTGACTCAGCTCAAGGCTGAAGGCGCTGAATCCCAGACGCTCGGTACTGCAGTGCTTCTCGCTGCCAAGTCTGGCAAGGTTGATATGCTCGAAATTCTGGCCGATGCCGGTGCTCCGCTCGATTCCCGCAGCGCTGACGGCTACCTCCCGATTCACTGGACCGTGAAGAACGGCAACTACGACGCCATGATGTTCCTCATCAACAAGGGTGTCGACGTGAACGCCAAGTGCGGTCAGGGTTATTCTGTGCTCGACTGGGCCACCAACGAAGGCTATACCCGCCTGATCAAGGCCCTTAAGAAGGCCGGTGCCAAGAATACTCCGCAGTACTTCAAGGATTCCAAGAAGTAA